A stretch of Caenorhabditis elegans chromosome IV DNA encodes these proteins:
- the ham-1 gene encoding Stork-head box protein ham-1 (Confirmed by transcript evidence): MTYLAVVLNGPKAKNGRKVFDSFLEQNRQMFWNRELTSACESITYMGFMRPGTLFVSGPASQLTVLKDAWARRILKPAMGYTITSLGDLGAIQQVEQMHFVPLGDVICDAVAQLNRQGLAATEQAIRQYVARHCPHVAPPGIEMVRQTITSLLSTGFVYKMADHYFVSVPTNSPMRPPAKAATKTTKTTVECQTGASMMCPQQTSTSSDEHVIEPAKKDHKKCQNSNRRSIFARLFSRGMKPQTIMPSASPIHVGGPPTPPPAAMLPTKNKYPTYHHDLNEECQRKARRRNHPRRGETQKLLSSSSECLKYYPVDMPETRPTRRRARMASPLRSSTPNNSDSAYSISPPHTDSNEEAGSISDSEINHTYININKFRRQNFDSTQFEDLTGATATTSEEPEILGRHIRGVLISNL; this comes from the exons ATGACCTACTTAGCCGTTGTGCTCAACGGACCAAAAGCCAAGAATGGACGGAAGGTGTTCGACAGCTTCCTCGaacaaaatcggcaaatgttCTGGAAtcg AGAACTCACTTCGGCGTGCGAGTCGATCACTTACATGGGCTTCATGCGCCCGGGCACCCTATTCGTGTCGGGACCCGCCTCACAACTAACCGTGCTCAAGGATGCATGGGCACGACGCATCTTGAAACCCGCAATGGGCTACACAATCACTTCTTTGG GTGACTTGGGCGCGATTCAACAAGTTGAGCAGATGCACTTCGTTCCGCTGGGAGATGTCATTTGTGACGCCGTCGCACAGCTCAATCGTCAGGGACTTGCCGCCACCGAGCAAGCTATTCGACAATACGTTGCAAGGCACTGCCCACACGTTGCACCGCCTGGAATTGAAATG GTTCGGCAGACGATCACCTCGCTGCTATCCACTGGATTCGTCTATAAAATGGCAGATCACTACTTTGTGTCAGTTCCAACGAACTCTCCAATGCGGCCGCCCGCCAAGGCAGccacaaaaactacaaaaactacagtgGAGTGTCAAACGGGTGCTTCGATGATGTGTCCCCAACAAACGTCCACGTCATCCGATGAGCATGTGATAGAGCCTGCGAAAAAAGATcacaaaaagtgccaaaactCAAATCGTCGGAGCATTTTTGCAAGGCTCTTCTCTCGTGGCATGAAGCCTCAAACTATTATGCCATCAGCGTCACCGATTCATGTTGGAGGACCTCCAACACCACCACCAGCTGCTATGTTGCCTACCAAGAATAA GTACCCGACTTATCATCACGATCTCAACGAAGAGTGTCAACGGAAGGCTCGAAGACGTAACCACCCccgtcgtggcgagacccaaaagcTACTCTCGTCTAGTTCGGAATGTCTCAAGTACTATCCAGTTGATATGCCAGAGACCCGACCGACTCGTCGAAGGGCCCGCATGGCTTCACCACTCCGAAGTTCCACACCGAACAACTCGGATTCGGCCTACTCGATCTCTCCACCACATACCGATTCAAATGAGGAAGCTGGCAGTATCAGTGATTCGGAGATCAATCACACATATATCAATATCAACAAGTTCCGCCGTCAGAATTTCGATTCCACGCAGTTTGAGGATCTGACAGGTGCCACAGCGACAACTTCAGAGGAGCCCGAGATTTTGGGACGACACATTCGAGGCGTCCTGATCTCCAATTTGTAg
- the ipmk-1 gene encoding Kinase (Confirmed by transcript evidence), which translates to MSVLSNDGLPEKYQWFSDQIAGHHPSVIKNGKREIGLLKIPGSREILKPKQDASRGEKEVALYELLRSCTTSPSTPPESTTSDELRKRVRMEDIEMLCKLTADFYGIQTIFVDGQDREFLAMEDVTIGYQRPAILDLKMGQVTYDPIAKPEKIEKERIKYPPQAKMGMRILGYRIHRSDNQVEVRDKDWGKSFDETTVETGLREFFSARSEADLNQVLLEALDKLKIIKNFFETQRSLQFFASSLLFVFEADKELPINMRIVMIDFSHAFASSGEPDNGYSLGIQNLEKFLNNIISS; encoded by the exons ATGAGTGTGCTATCAAATGACGGGCTCCCAGAAAAATATCAATGGTTTTCGGATCAAATTGCTGGGCATCATCCGTCGGTTatcaaaaatgggaaaagagaaattg gtcTTCTAAAAATCCCCGGGTCCCGAGAAATCCTCAAACCAAAACAAGATGCGTCAAGAGGAGAGAAAGAG GTTGCCTTATACGAACTCCTACGCTCGTGTACCACTTCACCGTCTACTCCACCAGAATCTACTACTTCAGATGAGTTACGTAAACG GGTACGAATGGAAGATATCGAGATGCTCTGCAAGTTGACTGCCGACTTTTATGGAATACAGACCATTTTTGTCGATGGGCAAG ACCGCGAGTTCCTGGCAATGGAAGATGTGACAATTGGCTATCAGAGACCGGCGATACTGGATCTAAAAATGGGACAAGTGACCTATGATCCAATTGCAAAAccagagaaaattgaaaaagaacgaATCAAGTATCCGCCACAGGCCAAGATGGGAATGCGGATTCTTGGATATAGG atccaTCGCTCCGACAATCAAGTGGAGGTGCGAGACAAAGACTGGGGGAAGTCTTTCGACGAAACCACTGTTGAAACCGGGCTCCGCGAATTTTTCTCGGCAAGATCTGAAGCTGACCTGAATCAAGTTCTTCTGGAGGCCCTGgacaagctgaaaattatcaaaaacttttttgaaacccAAAGATCACTTCAATTCTTTGCTTCCTCACTTTTATTCGTGTTTGAGGCTGATAAGGAGTTGCCGATTAATATGAGAATCGTTATGATTG atttttctcaTGCATTTGCATCGAGTGGGGAGCCAGACAATGGATATTCATTAGGaattcaaaatcttgaaaagtttttgaataatattatttcTTCATAG